The Candidatus Neomarinimicrobiota bacterium genome contains the following window.
GACGAGCCATTTTCAGGGTGCATACCACTCCATTGCTAAAACGCCAACCCAAGCGTGAATATTCAGAAGCAATAAATCTAGCATCAAAAGGTGCATTGTGAGCAATGATGGTCGCATCACCAACAAAATCATGAAAACGCTGCCATGCTGTCAGGGGTGAAGGCTCCCCGTCTAACATTTCCGGGGAAATTCCATGTACCATCTCAGCTTGAGCATGTATTTGACAGGAAACATTTATCAGTGAACTGGCTTTTTCAGTAATTACATAATCGATGATTCTAATAGCTGCCCATTCAATAACACGATCACCGCGAACGGGACTTAAACCGGATGTTTCAGTGTCAATTACCACATATGATGAAGCAATAATATTCATAGAACCCCCAGTTTTTTATACGTATTAAAACAAGAGAAATAATCTGCTCAAATACAGTATCTTTTGCTAAATATTCGGTAATAATCTAACTGATCGTAATTGAAAGACAACTATAATGGATCAGAATCAATTATTTC
Protein-coding sequences here:
- a CDS encoding 3'-5' exonuclease; this translates as MNIIASSYVVIDTETSGLSPVRGDRVIEWAAIRIIDYVITEKASSLINVSCQIHAQAEMVHGISPEMLDGEPSPLTAWQRFHDFVGDATIIAHNAPFDARFIASEYSRLGWRFSNGVVCTLKMARRLYPHLGRHRLTDVARWVLGEVPQSQKLHRALYD